In Aminobacterium sp. MB27-C1, a single genomic region encodes these proteins:
- a CDS encoding HD-GYP domain-containing protein, with protein sequence MLPKHSDIKVVMQNFPRLPDTLIQWGIRSVPIQKEIHFSKEDFQMALQDSDLNLVALDRHLAKVTIQQIQDVYERFRSGREPSSEELSSLISNSRSLAKTLMSTPQVLLVMARVRNWDEYTFIHSLNVALLSGFITSRLFPNQIQVVERQVMGGLLHDVGKACISLDILNKPGPLTPREFSIINRHPEEGERLLRESGVSDKRVLAIVRHHHERWKGNGYPDKLRGEQIPFEARIAAVADVFDALTTKRIYRDSLETRQALSMIIQNADTHFDKKIVGVLLCSLGLYPPGTIVELSDYSIGIVIASAGRDILRPKLMLRINTHGDAVRDLVIVDLACQKDLFIRRCLSDIGKSFSA encoded by the coding sequence TTGCTCCCAAAACATAGCGATATCAAAGTTGTTATGCAGAATTTTCCACGTTTACCTGATACGTTAATACAATGGGGCATTCGCTCAGTTCCTATTCAGAAGGAGATACATTTTTCAAAAGAAGATTTCCAGATGGCTCTTCAAGATTCTGATCTGAATCTCGTTGCTCTTGATAGACATTTGGCGAAAGTGACAATTCAACAGATTCAAGATGTATATGAACGCTTTCGTTCAGGTAGGGAGCCTAGTTCTGAGGAGTTATCATCTCTTATATCAAATAGTCGCTCTCTTGCCAAAACGCTGATGAGCACTCCGCAAGTTCTTCTTGTTATGGCCAGGGTAAGAAATTGGGATGAGTATACCTTTATTCATTCGTTGAACGTAGCTCTTCTTAGTGGGTTTATTACGTCTCGTCTCTTTCCAAATCAAATACAAGTGGTTGAAAGGCAAGTAATGGGGGGACTGCTACATGATGTGGGCAAGGCATGTATAAGTCTTGATATCCTTAACAAGCCTGGCCCTCTCACTCCGCGTGAATTCAGTATTATAAACAGACACCCAGAAGAAGGAGAAAGGTTGCTCCGAGAGTCTGGGGTCTCTGATAAACGTGTTCTTGCTATAGTACGCCATCATCATGAACGATGGAAAGGAAATGGTTACCCTGATAAGTTAAGAGGAGAACAGATTCCTTTTGAAGCCCGTATTGCGGCTGTTGCCGATGTTTTCGATGCTCTTACCACAAAGCGTATATATCGTGATTCTCTAGAAACTCGCCAGGCCCTCTCAATGATTATACAAAACGCTGATACTCATTTTGATAAAAAAATCGTTGGGGTCCTTCTATGCTCCCTAGGGCTTTATCCGCCTGGAACGATTGTCGAACTTTCAGATTACAGCATCGGAATTGTTATTGCCTCTGCAGGCCGAGATATATTGCGCCCTAAGCTCATGCTTCGAATCAATACTCATGGAGATGCTGTACGAGATCTTGTGATTGTAGATTTAGCATGTCAAAAAGATCTTTTTATACGTCGTTGCCTCAGCGATATTGGCAAATCCTTCTCTGCTTAG
- a CDS encoding ABC transporter substrate-binding protein yields MKTHLLKRTIVAAVCMVSVMFLGSIGAEAARPVTFIDFSWDSVQVHNRIVGYILTYGYEKKVDYMFAESLPGLMGIERGDADITMELWADNFPEWWQEAQEKGKAKSLGLNYPDAPQGWYVPRYIVEGDKEKGIKPLAPDLKSVFDLPKYWELFKDPEKPSKGRLYNGPAGWNINSINSEKVKAYGLDEKFTAFDPGSQTALAAAIASAYERGEPVLAYYWEPTAIMGMYDMVKLEEPPYSNDLWGTTYRCACPSVEVLVLVNTKFAEANPEITKFLERYETTLDQNNKALAYMKTHNVDAHQAAIWFLKTYSDNWKNWVQDENVIANVEKALQEEAIK; encoded by the coding sequence ATGAAAACTCATCTTTTGAAAAGAACCATCGTGGCTGCAGTTTGTATGGTATCTGTTATGTTCTTGGGATCAATCGGTGCAGAGGCGGCGCGCCCTGTAACTTTTATTGATTTCAGTTGGGACAGTGTGCAGGTGCATAATCGAATTGTTGGCTATATCTTAACCTACGGTTATGAGAAGAAAGTCGACTACATGTTTGCTGAGTCTCTTCCAGGTCTTATGGGAATTGAACGAGGGGATGCAGACATTACTATGGAACTTTGGGCAGACAATTTTCCTGAGTGGTGGCAAGAAGCTCAAGAAAAAGGAAAAGCAAAGAGTCTGGGACTAAACTACCCTGACGCACCCCAAGGTTGGTATGTTCCTCGCTACATTGTTGAAGGAGATAAAGAAAAAGGCATAAAGCCACTTGCTCCAGACCTTAAAAGCGTCTTTGACCTCCCAAAATATTGGGAACTCTTCAAAGATCCAGAAAAACCTTCAAAAGGGCGCTTATATAACGGCCCTGCCGGCTGGAATATAAACTCCATCAATTCAGAGAAGGTAAAAGCCTACGGATTAGATGAAAAATTTACCGCCTTTGATCCAGGTTCTCAAACTGCTCTAGCCGCAGCTATTGCTTCCGCTTACGAGCGAGGAGAACCAGTTTTAGCCTATTATTGGGAACCTACAGCAATTATGGGCATGTACGATATGGTAAAACTTGAAGAACCGCCATACAGCAATGATTTATGGGGAACAACGTATCGCTGTGCTTGCCCCTCAGTCGAAGTACTTGTTCTGGTAAACACAAAATTTGCTGAAGCAAACCCCGAAATCACAAAATTCTTAGAACGTTATGAAACAACTCTTGATCAAAACAATAAAGCCCTCGCTTATATGAAAACACATAACGTTGATGCTCACCAAGCAGCCATCTGGTTCCTTAAAACCTACAGTGATAACTGGAAAAATTGGGTACAGGACGAAAACGTTATAGCAAATGTAGAAAAAGCTTTGCAAGAGGAGGCGATAAAATAG
- a CDS encoding MBL fold metallo-hydrolase has translation MEHRSSISLYEHDDHSFYLLAWEEQEEEGVVQTNQYVIVSGKEVLLLDPGGAHVFPRVLANVAELFDLHRIRHIFYSHQDPDVSSGITLWLSMTDRAQVYISSLWTRFLPHFGIYDHKRITAIPDRGGALSFSNGKTMKLIPSHFLHSTGAFSLYDPISKILFTGDIGAAIFPKGKRYAIVENFEDHLQYMEGFHKRYMASNAVCRRWVKQLSSLDIQAIAPQHGAVIQGENVKKFFSWFENLRCGTDLLDTVYGAGA, from the coding sequence ATGGAGCATCGAAGTTCGATTTCTCTATATGAACATGACGATCATAGTTTTTACCTTCTAGCGTGGGAAGAGCAGGAAGAGGAAGGTGTTGTTCAGACAAATCAATATGTGATCGTTTCAGGAAAAGAGGTTCTTTTACTTGATCCAGGTGGAGCTCATGTCTTTCCTCGGGTATTGGCCAATGTTGCAGAGCTTTTTGATTTACACCGTATTCGCCACATTTTTTATTCCCATCAAGATCCTGATGTTTCTTCAGGAATTACTTTATGGCTCTCTATGACCGATCGAGCTCAGGTATATATTTCTTCTCTTTGGACTCGATTTTTGCCTCATTTTGGTATTTATGACCATAAAAGAATCACTGCGATTCCTGATCGAGGAGGGGCTCTCTCTTTTTCTAATGGAAAGACGATGAAACTCATCCCTTCACACTTTCTTCATTCTACGGGGGCTTTTTCCCTATACGATCCTATATCGAAGATTCTGTTTACTGGCGATATTGGTGCAGCTATATTCCCAAAGGGGAAAAGATATGCGATTGTCGAAAACTTTGAGGATCATCTGCAATATATGGAAGGGTTTCATAAGCGCTATATGGCTTCTAATGCTGTCTGCCGTCGCTGGGTAAAGCAATTGTCATCTTTAGATATTCAGGCTATTGCCCCTCAACATGGAGCAGTTATTCAAGGAGAAAACGTAAAAAAATTTTTCTCGTGGTTTGAAAATCTTCGATGTGGAACTGATCTCCTTGATACTGTTTATGGAGCTGGTGCTTAA
- a CDS encoding Na/Pi cotransporter family protein, whose protein sequence is MPLSNAFQVLGGVGLFLFGIKLMSDALQDLAGDRMRQLVGSLTSTPVRGVLIGTLVTVLIQSSSGTTIMTVSFVHAGLMTLKQAVGVIMGANIGTTVIAQIIAFKIKNFALPVIGIGMILAVFGKSRKQKYIGNGLVGFGLLFLGMQTMEGAMDFLRGRQDLFMMFSHNPLLGVLVGTIVTMVVQASSATIGLTIAMASQGLLSLDAAIPILLGDNIGTTITAVIASLGSNRSAKQAAAAHVMFNLIGVSVFMMALPLFKTVVSLTSPDIARQLANAHTLFNVTNTCLFLPFTSPFVKLIQKLVPGKSSALSVGPQFLDPKLVSASPAAAIDAIKKEIAHMGAIALSMLQDVKRAFMNDDPKMIEQVNESEKILNELTHAIARYSAEIWQEGLSSELSVVLSAYVNGISDIERVGDHCQNLIELYDYKKEHRLDFSPVAMAEFEDMFNTVFTSVTLSLESVADEDVKKAHEVIDVLEVEVDRKEKTLRKSHIRRLNRGECNPSAGVIFIDILSNLERIGDHAHNLSFIALDIAKTHH, encoded by the coding sequence GTGCCACTCTCAAATGCATTTCAGGTTTTAGGGGGCGTTGGTCTGTTCTTGTTTGGCATCAAGCTTATGAGCGATGCTTTGCAAGATCTGGCAGGAGACAGAATGCGCCAGTTAGTAGGTTCTCTCACGAGCACCCCTGTTCGTGGGGTTCTTATTGGGACATTGGTAACAGTTCTTATTCAAAGCAGTAGCGGAACAACCATAATGACTGTAAGCTTTGTACATGCGGGTCTCATGACCCTGAAGCAAGCTGTAGGCGTTATTATGGGAGCCAACATAGGAACGACGGTTATCGCTCAGATTATAGCGTTTAAGATTAAAAATTTCGCCCTTCCTGTTATCGGTATTGGAATGATTTTGGCTGTTTTTGGCAAATCCAGAAAGCAGAAGTACATAGGCAATGGTTTAGTTGGTTTTGGTCTTTTGTTCCTTGGCATGCAAACAATGGAAGGGGCAATGGATTTCTTGAGGGGGAGACAAGACCTTTTCATGATGTTTAGTCATAATCCTCTTCTTGGAGTTCTAGTCGGAACAATTGTAACTATGGTTGTTCAGGCAAGTTCCGCTACCATCGGCCTTACAATAGCCATGGCGAGCCAAGGTCTCTTATCATTAGACGCTGCTATTCCGATTCTTCTTGGCGATAATATAGGAACGACAATCACTGCAGTCATTGCTTCTTTGGGGTCAAACAGATCTGCGAAACAAGCGGCTGCCGCTCACGTAATGTTCAACCTTATAGGTGTTAGCGTTTTTATGATGGCCTTACCTCTTTTTAAAACAGTAGTTTCACTAACATCACCAGATATTGCAAGGCAATTAGCCAATGCTCATACTCTTTTTAATGTGACAAATACATGTTTGTTCCTTCCGTTTACTTCTCCTTTTGTAAAACTCATTCAAAAACTTGTTCCAGGGAAAAGCAGCGCGCTCAGTGTCGGTCCCCAGTTTCTCGATCCCAAACTTGTTTCAGCCTCCCCAGCAGCAGCAATAGACGCCATAAAAAAAGAAATTGCCCATATGGGAGCTATCGCGCTCTCAATGCTGCAGGATGTAAAAAGAGCTTTTATGAACGACGATCCCAAAATGATTGAGCAAGTGAATGAGTCTGAAAAAATATTGAATGAACTAACTCATGCCATAGCCAGATATTCCGCAGAAATATGGCAAGAAGGGCTGTCAAGCGAGCTATCAGTTGTCCTTTCTGCTTATGTAAATGGCATTAGTGACATAGAACGCGTGGGAGACCATTGTCAGAACTTGATAGAGCTCTATGATTACAAGAAGGAACATCGACTCGATTTCTCTCCTGTCGCTATGGCGGAATTCGAAGATATGTTCAATACCGTCTTTACTTCGGTGACATTGAGTTTGGAATCGGTTGCTGATGAAGATGTAAAGAAAGCTCACGAAGTTATTGATGTTTTAGAGGTCGAAGTGGACAGAAAGGAAAAAACCCTTCGAAAGAGCCATATTCGACGGCTAAACAGGGGGGAATGCAATCCTTCTGCAGGTGTTATCTTTATTGATATACTGAGCAATCTCGAACGAATAGGAGATCATGCTCACAATTTGTCTTTTATAGCGTTGGATATTGCTAAAACTCATCATTAG
- a CDS encoding proline/glycine betaine ABC transporter permease, with translation MFPETFEFHVASHVNNGVDWLLQALAPTFDSISSGILTILLGIENFLHIIPWWIYIVVIALLAWKATQRLSTTITLPISILFIGIFGLWDLAIGTLAVVIAAVFISLLIGIPLGILMAETKGVEPVMRPILDAMQTMPSFVYLIPAMMFFGLGKVPAVLATLIYSLPPVIRLTNLGLRQVPKPAQEAAIAYGATKWQLLKEVRVPLAMPTIMAGVNQTTMMALSMVVVASMIGARGLGQEVLLSINRIDVGRGFEAGISIVIMAITIDRITQGFAKKWDPIKR, from the coding sequence ATATTTCCAGAAACGTTTGAATTTCATGTTGCAAGTCATGTTAATAACGGCGTAGACTGGCTTCTTCAAGCCTTAGCCCCAACTTTTGATAGTATTTCCAGCGGAATTCTTACTATACTTTTAGGAATTGAGAATTTCTTGCACATCATCCCCTGGTGGATATATATAGTTGTAATTGCTCTCCTCGCATGGAAAGCAACACAGCGTCTCAGTACGACAATTACATTGCCGATAAGCATATTGTTCATAGGGATATTCGGCCTTTGGGATTTAGCAATAGGAACACTTGCCGTTGTCATTGCCGCAGTGTTTATTTCCTTACTTATTGGCATTCCCCTTGGTATCCTCATGGCAGAAACCAAGGGAGTGGAACCCGTTATGAGACCAATTCTAGACGCCATGCAGACAATGCCAAGCTTTGTCTATCTTATTCCGGCCATGATGTTTTTCGGTCTCGGGAAAGTCCCAGCTGTTCTTGCAACCTTAATTTACTCTCTTCCTCCTGTTATACGCTTAACGAATCTTGGGTTGCGGCAAGTACCTAAGCCGGCTCAAGAAGCAGCGATCGCATATGGAGCAACAAAATGGCAATTGCTAAAAGAAGTGCGAGTTCCTTTAGCTATGCCTACGATTATGGCAGGAGTCAACCAAACAACAATGATGGCTCTATCAATGGTTGTCGTAGCATCTATGATCGGAGCCAGAGGACTGGGACAGGAAGTTTTACTTTCTATTAACCGTATTGATGTGGGACGTGGTTTTGAAGCCGGAATCTCTATCGTTATTATGGCAATTACCATTGACCGTATAACACAAGGTTTCGCCAAAAAATGGGACCCCATCAAAAGATAA
- a CDS encoding betaine/proline/choline family ABC transporter ATP-binding protein (Members of the family are the ATP-binding subunit of ABC transporters for substrates such as betaine, L-proline or other amino acids, choline, carnitine, etc. The substrate specificity is best determined from the substrate-binding subunit, rather than this subunit, as it interacts with the permease subunit and not with substrate directly.): protein MNSISKKKKILEIHDLWKVYTKTDIDIDVENEDIITELDESDDAVVAVRGVSLTARQGEVFVIMGLSGSGKSTLIRCILRLIEPTSGEIWVNGQEVTSLSQKGLTEFRRKQIAMVFQHYGLLPHKTVINNVEFGLKLQGIPEKERRARSKISLERVGLKGWENYYPGSLSGGMRQRVGIARALVMDTPILLMDEPFSGLDPLIRREMQDELIRLQKELKKTIFFVTHDLDEAMRMGDRMAVMKNGSIVQMGAPAQILANPADEYVARFVQDKRRQIQMADEGAFISDDESIDEIPDEGVMNHISRNV from the coding sequence GTGAATTCCATCTCTAAAAAAAAGAAAATCTTAGAAATACATGATCTTTGGAAGGTCTATACAAAAACAGATATAGATATTGATGTAGAGAACGAAGATATTATTACGGAACTTGATGAATCTGATGATGCTGTTGTGGCTGTAAGGGGTGTTTCTCTTACAGCCAGGCAAGGAGAAGTCTTCGTTATTATGGGACTTTCTGGAAGTGGAAAATCTACTCTTATTCGTTGCATTCTTCGCCTCATAGAGCCGACATCCGGCGAAATATGGGTTAATGGACAAGAAGTCACTTCTCTGTCTCAAAAAGGCCTCACGGAATTCAGACGAAAACAGATCGCCATGGTCTTTCAGCACTACGGACTTCTGCCTCACAAAACAGTAATTAACAATGTAGAATTCGGACTGAAGCTCCAGGGAATCCCGGAAAAAGAACGAAGAGCGCGTTCTAAAATTTCACTTGAACGCGTCGGCCTTAAAGGATGGGAAAATTACTATCCTGGTTCGCTGAGCGGAGGGATGAGGCAGCGTGTCGGTATCGCAAGGGCTCTTGTTATGGATACACCTATCCTTCTTATGGACGAGCCTTTCAGTGGTCTTGATCCTTTGATCCGCCGAGAAATGCAAGATGAATTAATTCGATTACAAAAAGAGCTTAAGAAAACTATTTTCTTTGTAACTCATGATCTTGATGAAGCAATGCGAATGGGAGACCGTATGGCTGTAATGAAGAATGGATCTATCGTACAAATGGGAGCTCCTGCTCAAATTCTCGCAAATCCTGCAGATGAATACGTGGCCCGTTTTGTTCAGGATAAACGGCGCCAAATACAGATGGCTGATGAAGGAGCCTTTATATCTGATGATGAAAGCATTGATGAAATACCTGATGAAGGAGTGATGAATCATATTTCCAGAAACGTTTGA
- a CDS encoding inositol monophosphatase family protein, with translation MENSTVKIITSLLYEAGEIITKERDTHIASRRSQSDYTTFTDMKVESFITEQLRKFFPGSMIIAEESSSSRSSFQLEREAFVLDPIDGTVNFYHGYPAFAISLAYIENYTIQQGYIYDPINEEFFSAVKDKGAYLNGDPICVSQTGSLSESLIGFGTAYDKKLGKEEISIVTKIYEKCHDVRRRGAASLDMAYVACGRLDGYLEMDLKPWDFYAGLLLMEEAGGKASNWKGLPIQDLDNQHILCTNKLIHTELQSFISRFLK, from the coding sequence GTGGAAAATTCTACTGTAAAAATAATAACGTCTCTTTTATATGAAGCAGGAGAAATCATAACGAAAGAGAGAGACACTCATATTGCTTCTCGCCGCTCTCAGTCTGATTACACTACGTTTACAGATATGAAGGTTGAATCTTTTATCACAGAACAGCTAAGAAAATTTTTCCCTGGAAGTATGATTATTGCAGAGGAGTCTTCTTCGTCTCGAAGTTCCTTTCAATTGGAGAGAGAAGCTTTTGTTCTTGATCCTATTGACGGAACAGTAAATTTTTACCACGGGTATCCGGCTTTTGCCATTTCTCTTGCCTATATTGAAAATTACACAATCCAACAAGGGTATATTTATGACCCCATAAACGAAGAGTTTTTTTCTGCAGTAAAAGATAAGGGGGCTTATTTAAATGGGGATCCCATTTGCGTATCTCAAACTGGCTCTCTTTCAGAAAGTCTTATTGGCTTTGGTACTGCCTACGATAAAAAATTGGGCAAAGAAGAAATTTCCATTGTGACAAAAATTTACGAGAAGTGCCACGATGTACGGCGGCGAGGGGCTGCTTCCCTTGACATGGCTTATGTGGCTTGTGGACGTTTGGACGGCTATCTCGAAATGGATTTGAAACCGTGGGATTTTTATGCGGGACTTTTGCTTATGGAAGAAGCTGGCGGAAAAGCGTCTAATTGGAAAGGATTACCCATACAAGATCTCGATAACCAGCATATTCTTTGCACAAATAAATTGATACATACAGAATTGCAGAGTTTTATCAGCAGATTTTTAAAGTAG
- a CDS encoding DEAD/DEAH box helicase yields MEQIFYDWQFKAYTKIEGQNAVLSAPTGAGKTLVAYLWAGLLTTEGKIQMPKDTSRIIFTAPIKALSNERYMDLRRMGFDVGIETGDFKRNEEAPIICCTQEIYTLKYTKDPDQKLIIDEFHYIFEDPDRARTYIDGIRETAPTTSILVMSATFSQPNVIGHYLESITERNFIVYESQERATELVFTPKKPAQLFSIHDALVFVFSQRGTMDLAYNIARTRRRLPKEQRSRLYELATILDVPKVQMPLLCGVGIYHGGMLPKEKLLVESAFRERILDVVVGTNALALGVNLPAETAIFAQLVQFHDNAPISKNEFLQMSGRAGRKGLFDTGYVTWLANSPCEHRGYNTGEEFKNLLHMSPEAASVSLRPAWGALLRHEVHIDDEADYISRFSLPEIDPYILRNELRQGLKRIDRALRRMVKPHQRKQFRILLANIWYEEMSADENLEMARLFFAEERPEALFAAQLVAPYERNYLQALLKIKRYANHLPNGYFFRGMRFLNQTVDDIDPTIYGFEEKINEIEGSSKKA; encoded by the coding sequence ATGGAACAAATATTTTATGATTGGCAATTTAAAGCATATACAAAAATAGAAGGGCAAAATGCTGTTCTTTCTGCTCCGACAGGGGCAGGTAAAACTCTTGTTGCATATCTTTGGGCAGGACTTTTAACAACAGAAGGAAAAATTCAAATGCCCAAAGATACTTCGCGTATTATATTTACCGCTCCTATTAAAGCCTTAAGTAACGAACGATATATGGACCTTCGGCGCATGGGGTTTGATGTAGGAATAGAAACTGGCGATTTCAAACGAAATGAAGAAGCTCCGATTATTTGCTGCACACAAGAAATCTATACGTTGAAATATACGAAAGATCCCGATCAAAAACTTATTATTGATGAATTTCATTATATTTTTGAAGATCCGGACCGTGCCAGAACCTATATTGACGGCATTCGAGAAACAGCACCAACAACGTCTATTCTTGTTATGTCTGCGACCTTCAGCCAACCAAACGTTATAGGTCATTACCTCGAATCAATTACCGAGCGCAATTTTATTGTGTATGAAAGTCAAGAGCGAGCAACTGAGCTTGTTTTTACCCCTAAGAAACCTGCTCAACTCTTTTCTATTCATGATGCTCTCGTTTTTGTTTTCTCCCAACGTGGAACTATGGATTTGGCCTACAACATTGCTAGAACTAGGCGACGCCTTCCCAAAGAACAACGAAGTCGTCTCTATGAATTAGCAACTATTCTTGACGTTCCTAAAGTTCAAATGCCCCTTCTGTGTGGCGTAGGAATTTATCATGGAGGAATGTTACCTAAAGAAAAGCTACTTGTAGAATCAGCTTTTCGTGAACGCATTCTTGATGTTGTTGTAGGAACAAACGCTCTGGCATTAGGTGTCAATCTACCTGCTGAAACAGCTATTTTTGCTCAACTAGTTCAATTTCACGATAACGCTCCCATAAGCAAAAATGAATTTCTCCAAATGTCGGGACGAGCCGGAAGAAAAGGCCTTTTCGATACAGGCTATGTTACATGGTTAGCGAATTCCCCCTGCGAACATCGCGGATATAACACAGGGGAAGAATTTAAAAATTTGCTTCATATGTCTCCAGAGGCAGCTTCTGTATCTCTTCGGCCAGCTTGGGGAGCCTTGTTACGACATGAAGTTCATATTGACGACGAAGCCGATTATATAAGCCGTTTTTCCTTACCTGAGATTGATCCTTATATTTTACGCAACGAACTGAGACAAGGATTAAAGCGCATAGATAGAGCATTACGCCGTATGGTAAAACCTCATCAAAGAAAACAGTTTAGGATTCTTTTAGCCAATATTTGGTATGAAGAGATGAGTGCTGATGAAAATCTTGAAATGGCTCGTCTTTTCTTTGCCGAAGAACGGCCAGAAGCTCTTTTCGCAGCCCAACTTGTTGCCCCTTATGAGCGGAATTATCTTCAAGCTCTACTCAAGATCAAAAGGTATGCTAATCACCTTCCAAATGGGTATTTCTTTAGGGGGATGCGCTTTCTTAATCAAACTGTTGATGACATAGACCCAACTATTTATGGTTTTGAAGAAAAAATTAATGAAATAGAAGGATCTTCGAAAAAAGCCTAA
- a CDS encoding methyl-accepting chemotaxis protein, which translates to MADKKYEEVIRRLGSAFFADTMMNSFMAQLDDVLVRRVQRVEGEIQQTAQEFMRLSRSLEMVVQDFDQKSQQTSQSVEEINSMNKKLMEDLDRSGTDLESMSDDVRHTVQTTYGTLESFLEVEKMSKEIQRIAKQTNLLALNASIEAARAGEHGRGFAIVAKNVQELAAETKGASENITTKVSEISSSVNEAMESVQKVGDMFQMIRSTLVSFSDYLIKNKNFMEQIHQTMKDSGLQISESSEEMERSIGVMDDASKKFESMTATISAIVTAQKNLKNIKL; encoded by the coding sequence ATGGCCGATAAAAAGTACGAAGAAGTGATTCGTCGTTTGGGGTCGGCTTTTTTTGCTGATACCATGATGAATTCTTTCATGGCCCAACTTGATGATGTCTTGGTACGACGAGTGCAGCGGGTTGAGGGAGAAATACAGCAGACTGCTCAGGAATTTATGCGCTTAAGCCGCTCTCTGGAAATGGTTGTTCAGGATTTTGATCAGAAGAGCCAACAGACCAGTCAGAGTGTTGAAGAAATCAATTCAATGAATAAAAAGCTTATGGAAGATCTTGATCGTTCAGGAACGGATCTTGAGAGTATGAGCGATGATGTGCGGCATACTGTTCAGACGACCTATGGAACTCTTGAGTCTTTTCTCGAAGTAGAAAAAATGTCGAAAGAGATTCAGCGTATAGCAAAGCAAACCAATCTTTTGGCGTTAAATGCTTCAATAGAAGCAGCAAGGGCTGGTGAACATGGACGAGGTTTTGCCATAGTTGCTAAAAATGTTCAGGAGTTAGCAGCAGAAACCAAAGGAGCTTCTGAGAACATTACGACGAAGGTCAGCGAGATTTCGAGCTCTGTAAACGAAGCAATGGAGAGCGTTCAAAAAGTGGGAGACATGTTTCAGATGATTCGGAGCACTCTTGTCTCTTTTTCTGACTATCTGATAAAAAATAAAAACTTTATGGAACAAATTCATCAGACAATGAAAGATTCAGGACTTCAAATTAGCGAAAGTTCAGAAGAGATGGAACGTTCAATTGGAGTTATGGATGATGCTTCAAAAAAGTTTGAATCTATGACAGCTACTATTTCAGCTATTGTGACAGCCCAAAAGAATTTGAAAAATATTAAACTTTAA
- a CDS encoding DUF6262 family protein, protein MGDKQTTKKEKIELIQAVQEALKELKTSQQHIDFKAVSQKLGIARSTLYRNPIVREEITAAREASRATSTSLSELQEEIRHLKERVQKLEELSRQWEP, encoded by the coding sequence CTGGGAGATAAACAAACAACAAAAAAAGAGAAAATAGAGCTTATACAGGCAGTGCAAGAAGCTCTTAAAGAATTAAAGACATCGCAACAACATATTGATTTTAAGGCTGTTTCGCAAAAATTGGGCATAGCCCGTTCTACCCTTTATCGAAATCCCATTGTAAGGGAAGAAATCACTGCTGCTCGAGAAGCATCTCGGGCCACGTCAACGTCCTTATCGGAACTCCAGGAAGAAATACGACATCTCAAAGAAAGAGTTCAAAAGCTAGAAGAACTCTCTCGTCAATGGGAGCCCTAA